GATCAAACCGATAAGAATATAAACAACCTGAACAAGTTCAAGGTCCGCGGCATCAGCTGCCCTCAGTATCGTCCCCTCATCATCCTCAACAAAAACACCAACAGGTTTGGCCCCACCTTCTCTCGCCACTCTGGAGATATCCTTCGCAACAGATAGAGAAATGGAACGTTTCGAATGCGGCCAAATGATCATCCCGATGAAATCAGCACCAGCTTCAACCGCCATAGCAGCATCTCTGGCTGATGTGATACCGCACATCTTAACCAAAGCTGTATCCTTTCCTCTTCCATCATCCTTAGAAGCTGCTACATTCTCCGCGTTGGATAAACTACAACTAAACCTCCTCTTCTGAGCATACCCAATCCTTAAAAAAGACACCTTTCGATTGCTTAAACCTGTACACATCAAGAGATCGATGCCATAAAGCAACGAACATGGAAAGTTCAGTACTTTAATGTGTGTCTAGTGTGATACGGAGAAAACTAAAAGTCAAAGAAAGTAACCAGATTTGTAGATTATGGAGGAAGCCAAAGCTCTAGGATGGAGGTAAAGATCTGTAGATATTCCTGAGGAAAAAAAAAGAATAAGACTTTCTTCATCAAACTGATCTTAGGATAAAACTTAACACTAGCAATATCAACACAAGAAAATATATAACGTAATCAACTAAAGAATCAATGGTTCTATCACTAAAGCAGAGGATAAACATTAACGAATACTACTAGCAAAAACTCTCTGAGTAAATACGTCGAACAGCTGAGCTGCATTAAGTTCCCACACCCACATCAGCAACAGAAAGCGTCAAAGCGATAATACA
This genomic interval from Brassica oleracea var. oleracea cultivar TO1000 chromosome C2, BOL, whole genome shotgun sequence contains the following:
- the LOC106327054 gene encoding N-(5'-phosphoribosyl)anthranilate isomerase 1, chloroplastic-like, whose translation is MISTGISTDLYLHPRALASSIIYKSGLSNRKVSFLRIGYAQKRRFSCSLSNAENVAASKDDGRGKDTALVKMCGITSARDAAMAVEAGADFIGMIIWPHSKRSISLSVAKDISRVAREGGAKPVGVFVEDDEGTILRAADAADLELVQLHGNASRAAFAGLVRQRRVIYVLNASEDGKLLNEVPEDCHLADWILVDSATGGSGKGFNWAQFKLPSIRSKNGWLLAGGINPTNVSEALSILQPDGIDVSSGICGPDGIQKDQSKISSFITAVRSVQY